A region from the Neurospora crassa OR74A linkage group V, whole genome shotgun sequence genome encodes:
- the fba gene encoding fructose-bisphosphate aldolase, producing MGIFDELNLPAGVLYGDDVLKLFQYAREKQFAIPACNVTSSSTAVAALEAARDQKAPIILQTSQGGAAFFAGKGIKDSAEKREASVAGAIAAAHYIRSIAPIYGIPVVLHTDHCAKKLLPWLDGMLEEDEKFFKANGVPLFSSHMIDLSEEPVEENISTCVKYLKRMAPMKQWLEMEIGITGGEEDGVDNSEVDNASLYTQPEDIWQIEEAFRPISPYFSIAAGFGNVHGVYAPGNVKLHPELLGKHQAYVSEKLGGKDKKPVFFVFHGGSGSSKEEYREAISNGVVKVNVDTDLQWSYLVGIRDYILNNIDYLRSQVGNPEGPNKPNKKKYDPRVWIREGEKTMKARVEEALKDFNAAGTV from the exons ATGGGTATCTTCGAT GAGCTCAACCTTCCCGCTGGCGTCCTCTACG GTGATGACGTCCTGAAGCTTTTCCAGTACGCTCGCGAGAAGCAGTTTGCTATCCCTGCCTGCAACGTCACCTCCTCTAGCACTGCCGTCGCTGCCCTCGAGGCTGCTCGCGACCAGAAGGCTCCCATCATCCTCCAGACTTCCCAGGGTGGTGCTGCCTTCTTCGCCGGCAAGGGCATCAAGGACTCTGCTGAGAAGCGCGAGGCTTCCGTCGCCGGTGCCATTGCCGCCGCTCACTACATCCGCTCCATTGCCCCCATCTACGGCATTCCCGTTGTCC TCCACACCGACCACTGCGCCAAGAAGCTTCTCCCTTGGCTCGATGGCATgctcgaggaggacgagaagtTCTTCAAGGCCAACGGCGTgcccctcttctcttctcacATGATCGATCTCTCTG AGGAGCCCGTTGAGGAGAACATCTCCACCTGCGTCAAGTACCTTAAGCGCATGGCGCCCATGAAGCAGTGGCTCGAGATGGAGATCGGTATCACC ggtggcgaggaggacggtGTTGACAACTCCGAGGTTGACAACGCTTCTCTTTACACTCAGCCCGAGGACATCTGGCAGATCGAGGAGGCTTTCCGCCCTATTTCTCCCTACTTCTCCATTGCCGCTGGCTTCGG CAACGTTCACGGTGTCTACGCTCCTGGCAACGTCAAGCTCCACCCCGAGCTCCTTGGCAAGCACCAGGCTTACGTCTCCGAGAAGCTCGGtggcaaggacaagaagcctgtcttcttcgttttcCACGGTGGTTCCGGCTCCTCCAAGGAGGAGTACCGTGAGGCTATCTCCAACGGTGTCGTCAAGGTCAACGTCGACACTGATCTCCAGTGGAGCTACCTCGTCGGTATCCGTGACTACATCCTCAACAACATCGACTACCTGAGGAGCCAGGTCGGTAACCCCGAGGGCCCCAACAAgcccaacaagaagaagtacgACCCCCGTGTCTGGATCCGCGAGGGTGAGAAGACCATGAAGGCCCGCGTCGAGGAGGCCCTCAAGGACTTCAACGCTGCCGGCACCGTCTAA